A section of the Flavobacterium ardleyense genome encodes:
- the thiH gene encoding 2-iminoacetate synthase ThiH produces the protein MFKDIFEKYDWDEVQKKIYQSTSADVENALSANKRDLNDFIAMISPAAAPYLEQMAMMSKELTQKRFGKTIQMYAPMYLSNECQNICTYCGFSLENKIKRKTLSDSEILLEAKALKTAGFDHILLVTGEANSTVDSYYFLNAVKILKPHFANISLEVQPLNTDEYLKLHLAGIHSVLVYQETYHRKIYKEYHPKGKKSNFDFRLDTPDRIGEAGIHKLGVGVLLGLEDWRTDSFFNALHLEYLQKTYWQTQFSVSFPRLRPAEGIMEPKFVMSDRELAQLIFAYRLWNQDLELSLSTRENEKFRDNMISLGITTMSAGSKTNPGGYAVDIESLEQFETSDERSAIEIAAVIANVGYQPIWKNWDKIYS, from the coding sequence ATGTTTAAAGATATTTTCGAAAAATATGATTGGGATGAGGTTCAGAAAAAGATATATCAAAGTACTTCTGCAGATGTAGAGAACGCCCTTTCTGCCAACAAGCGGGATTTGAACGATTTTATTGCAATGATTTCGCCTGCAGCAGCACCTTATCTCGAGCAAATGGCAATGATGAGTAAAGAGCTTACACAAAAGCGTTTTGGCAAGACTATACAAATGTACGCGCCAATGTACCTTAGCAACGAATGCCAAAACATCTGTACCTATTGCGGTTTTAGTTTAGAAAATAAAATAAAGCGAAAAACTCTGTCTGACTCAGAAATTCTGCTCGAGGCAAAAGCGCTCAAAACCGCGGGTTTCGACCATATTTTGCTTGTAACGGGCGAAGCAAATTCTACCGTAGATAGTTATTATTTTCTAAATGCCGTAAAAATCTTGAAGCCTCATTTTGCAAATATTTCACTGGAAGTTCAGCCTTTAAATACAGATGAATATCTAAAATTGCATTTGGCGGGAATTCATTCAGTATTAGTTTATCAAGAAACCTATCACCGAAAAATTTATAAAGAATACCATCCCAAAGGGAAAAAATCAAATTTTGATTTCCGTTTAGATACACCCGATCGAATTGGCGAAGCGGGAATTCATAAACTTGGAGTAGGTGTTTTGCTCGGACTTGAAGACTGGCGAACCGATAGTTTTTTTAACGCACTGCATTTAGAATATTTGCAAAAAACATATTGGCAGACTCAATTCTCAGTTTCGTTTCCCAGATTACGACCGGCTGAAGGAATTATGGAGCCAAAATTTGTAATGAGTGATAGAGAATTGGCACAACTAATCTTCGCTTATAGATTGTGGAATCAAGATTTGGAACTGTCTCTATCAACTCGTGAAAACGAAAAATTTCGAGATAATATGATTTCGCTAGGCATCACAACTATGAGTGCAGGATCAAAAACAAATCCCGGCGGTTATGCTGTAGACATTGAATCTCTGGAGCAGTTTGAAACTAGCGACGAACGCTCGGCCATAGAAATAGCGGCAGTTATTGCGAATGTTGGCTATCAACCAATTTGGAAAAACTGGGATAAAATCTATAGCTAA
- a CDS encoding thiazole synthase: MQSLQIADKIFNSRLFLGTGKFGSNKEMLDAISGSGTELVTVALKRIDFQTDTDGLLAELKFCKANLLPNTSGARNAKEAIFAAELAREAMETNWLKLEIHPDPKYLLPDPIETLKATEALAKLGFIVLPYIHADPVLCKHLEDAGTAAVMPLGSAIGSNKGLKTVDFLEIIIEQSKVPVIVDAGLGAPSHAAWAMELGADAVLVNTAIAVAGNPTLMAEGFRDAVIAGRKAFEAKLAKQNSFAIASSPLTSFLNN; the protein is encoded by the coding sequence ATGCAATCATTACAAATAGCCGACAAGATTTTTAATTCCCGACTTTTTCTAGGGACAGGAAAGTTTGGATCTAATAAAGAAATGCTAGATGCCATTTCTGGTTCAGGAACTGAACTCGTAACCGTGGCGCTCAAACGGATCGATTTTCAAACCGATACCGATGGATTGCTTGCTGAACTGAAATTCTGCAAGGCCAATCTATTGCCAAATACTTCTGGGGCTAGAAATGCAAAAGAAGCGATTTTTGCCGCAGAGCTAGCGCGAGAAGCAATGGAGACAAACTGGCTGAAACTCGAAATTCACCCAGACCCCAAGTATTTGCTCCCAGATCCGATAGAAACATTGAAAGCGACCGAAGCACTTGCAAAACTTGGATTTATTGTTCTTCCTTATATCCATGCAGATCCTGTTTTGTGCAAACATTTGGAAGATGCTGGAACGGCAGCGGTAATGCCGTTAGGCTCTGCCATTGGAAGCAATAAAGGATTGAAGACTGTCGATTTTCTCGAAATTATTATTGAGCAATCTAAAGTTCCAGTAATTGTAGATGCAGGATTAGGAGCGCCTTCACACGCGGCTTGGGCGATGGAACTTGGTGCTGATGCCGTTTTGGTAAATACAGCAATTGCCGTGGCCGGAAATCCTACATTGATGGCAGAGGGCTTTAGAGACGCCGTAATTGCTGGCCGAAAAGCTTTTGAAGCAAAGCTAGCAAAACAAAATTCGTTCGCCATTGCATCAAGTCCGTTGACCTCGTTTCTAAATAATTAA